A portion of the Manihot esculenta cultivar AM560-2 chromosome 2, M.esculenta_v8, whole genome shotgun sequence genome contains these proteins:
- the LOC110603582 gene encoding uncharacterized protein LOC110603582 isoform X2: MERSTPVRKPHASTADLLTWPENPPADSPSVGSAPRSHQPSDGISKVVFGGQVTDEEFESLNKRKPCSGYKMKEMTGSGIFAANGENDTSETGGATPTPNNKTGIRMYQQALAGISHISFGEEESVSPKKPTTLPEMAKQRELSGNLESEAERQARLQKQLSDAKCKELSGHDIFAPPPEILPRPTTVRALALKESIQLGEPAPRDPAGGRMSSEDPVMKTAKKIYNQKFNDLSGNGIFKGDVTPSSAEKPLSLAKLQEISGSNIFADGKVEHRDYLGGVRKPPGGESSIALV; encoded by the exons ATGGAGAGGAGCACTCCGGTCAGAAAACCACACGCTTCTACTGCAGATCTGCTCACTTGGCCTGAGAATCCGCCGGCTGATTCTCCCTCCGTCGGCTCCGCTCCTCGCTCTCACCAG ccTTCCGATGGGATCAGTAAGGTAGTGTTTGGAGGTCAAGTTACGGATGAGGAGTTTGAAAGCTTAAACAAAAG GAAACCTTGTTCAGGGTATAAAATGAAGGAGATGACTGGTAGTGGCATTTTTGCAGCCAATGGAGAAAATGATACATCAGAGACCGGTGGGGCCACTCCCACACCAAATAATAAAACGGGAATACGTATGTACCAG CAAGCACTTGCTGGAATCAGTCATATTTCATTTGGAGAAGAAGAGAGCGTGTCACCCAAAAAACCTACTACTTTGCCTGAGATGGCAAAGCAACGGGAACTAAGTGGGAACTTAGAAAGTGAAGCAGAGAGGCAGGCCAGGTTGCAGAAGCAGCTTTCTGATGCCAAGTGCAAGGAGCTCAGTGGACATGACATCTTTGCACCTCCTCCGGAAATTTTACCACGACCAACAACAGTGCGTGCTTTGGCATTGAAAGAAAGCATTCAATTGGGAGAACCTGCTCCTCGAGAT CCTGCTGGAGGTCGGATGTCTAGTGAGGACCCTGTGATGAAGACAGCAAAGAAAATTTATAATCAGAAATTCAACGACCTCTCAGGAAATGGCATATTCAAGGGTGATGTTACTCCATCATCTGCTGAGAAGCCCTTAAGTTTGGCAAAGTTGCAAGAGATTAGTGGCAGCAACATATTCGCTGATGGGAAGGTAGAGCATCGAGACTACTTAGGTGGTGTACGCAAGCCTCCAGGCGGCGAGAGCAGCATTGCCTTGGTTTAA
- the LOC110603582 gene encoding uncharacterized protein LOC110603582 isoform X1, with protein sequence MERSTPVRKPHASTADLLTWPENPPADSPSVGSAPRSHQPSDGISKVVFGGQVTDEEFESLNKRKPCSGYKMKEMTGSGIFAANGENDTSETGGATPTPNNKTGIRMYQQALAGISHISFGEEESVSPKKPTTLPEMAKQRELSGNLESEAERQARLQKQLSDAKCKELSGHDIFAPPPEILPRPTTVRALALKESIQLGEPAPRDVRTSVKVSNPAGGRMSSEDPVMKTAKKIYNQKFNDLSGNGIFKGDVTPSSAEKPLSLAKLQEISGSNIFADGKVEHRDYLGGVRKPPGGESSIALV encoded by the exons ATGGAGAGGAGCACTCCGGTCAGAAAACCACACGCTTCTACTGCAGATCTGCTCACTTGGCCTGAGAATCCGCCGGCTGATTCTCCCTCCGTCGGCTCCGCTCCTCGCTCTCACCAG ccTTCCGATGGGATCAGTAAGGTAGTGTTTGGAGGTCAAGTTACGGATGAGGAGTTTGAAAGCTTAAACAAAAG GAAACCTTGTTCAGGGTATAAAATGAAGGAGATGACTGGTAGTGGCATTTTTGCAGCCAATGGAGAAAATGATACATCAGAGACCGGTGGGGCCACTCCCACACCAAATAATAAAACGGGAATACGTATGTACCAG CAAGCACTTGCTGGAATCAGTCATATTTCATTTGGAGAAGAAGAGAGCGTGTCACCCAAAAAACCTACTACTTTGCCTGAGATGGCAAAGCAACGGGAACTAAGTGGGAACTTAGAAAGTGAAGCAGAGAGGCAGGCCAGGTTGCAGAAGCAGCTTTCTGATGCCAAGTGCAAGGAGCTCAGTGGACATGACATCTTTGCACCTCCTCCGGAAATTTTACCACGACCAACAACAGTGCGTGCTTTGGCATTGAAAGAAAGCATTCAATTGGGAGAACCTGCTCCTCGAGATGTACGCACTTCTGTCAAAGTTTCTAAT CCTGCTGGAGGTCGGATGTCTAGTGAGGACCCTGTGATGAAGACAGCAAAGAAAATTTATAATCAGAAATTCAACGACCTCTCAGGAAATGGCATATTCAAGGGTGATGTTACTCCATCATCTGCTGAGAAGCCCTTAAGTTTGGCAAAGTTGCAAGAGATTAGTGGCAGCAACATATTCGCTGATGGGAAGGTAGAGCATCGAGACTACTTAGGTGGTGTACGCAAGCCTCCAGGCGGCGAGAGCAGCATTGCCTTGGTTTAA